CTCCGGCGCCAAGGTCCGAATGAGGCTCCTTCCCGCCGAGGCGGGAGCGGGCATCCTCTTCTTGCGCACCGATCACCCGGAGGTCGAGATCCCTGCGACCCTCGATCACACGGGTCCGAGTTTCTACGCCACGGTCCTGCAGAAGGACGGCGTCGCGGTCAGCACGGTGGAGCATCTGATGGCGGCGCTGTACGCGCTGCAGGTGGACGATCTCCGCGTCGAGATCGATGGGCCGGAGGTGCCCATCCTCGATGGTTCGTCGCGCCCCTTCGTGGAGGCGATCCTCGCCGCAGGCACCGTCGAGCATCCGGTTCCGAGACTTTACCTGACCGTGGTCCGTCCCGTGGTCGTGACCCTCGACGAGAAGCGGATCGGCGTCTACCCGTGTCGCGAATACCGGGTCACGTACGCCATCGAGTTCCCCCACCCGGGGCTGGGGTACCAGGAGCTCACCCTCAGCATCTGGGGGGCGGACGCCTTCGCCGAGAAGCTCTCTCCGGCCAGGACCTTCACGTTCGAAGGGGAAGTGGAGGCGCTGCGCAAGGCGGGGCTCGCGCGGGGCGGATCGCTGGAGAACGCTGTGGTGGTCGGGGCCAACGGCCTCCTCAACGAAGGAGGGCTCAGGTTCCCGGACGAGTTCGTGCGCCACAAGATGCTCGACCTCACCGGGGACCTCTCGCTCCTCGGCCGGCCGCTTCGGGGGCACGTGGTCGCGTACCGGGCCGGACACGATCTCCACGGCCGCCTCGCGCGGCGAATCCTCGAGCGCACCGACTGCTGGTTCCTCGCGCCGTGGTCCGAGGAGGTTCCGGGGACGGTCAGCGGGGGCGAACTCCCCCTCGTGGGCTGAGGAGCGCCGGGATGGCGCTGACCAAGAGAACGGCCCGATGGATGGCGCTGGCGGCGCTCCTGCTGGTGACCATCGCCGGCATCTGGTTGGGAATCCAGCGCTTCTCCGCCGCGGAGGAAGACTTCGCGGCGAACCAACTGGTCCTTCCCGTCCTGGTCATGGCCATCGTGGTCCTGGCCCTCGGTCTCGCGGGCGTGTTGATCCGAAACCTCGTCCGCCTGATCCTGGACCGCAAGCGCGGAATCCTCGGGTCGAAGCTCCGCACCAAGCTCGTCTTCTTCTTCCTCGCGTTCGTCCTGCTCCCCGCGCTGGTGCTGTTCTACGGATCAGCCGCGGTGATCCGATCCACCGTGGAGGCGATGGTGCGGACGCCCGTGGAGGACGTGACACGCGGCGCGCGGGAGATCGTCGACGGTTGGACGGAGGCGATGAAGGGGCAGTGCCGCCAGCTAGCGGTGGAGGCGGCCGCCGAGGCGGGCCGGATCGGGATCGCGGACGAGGCGCGCCGCGCCGACGTCGCCGCGCTCGCGGGCCGCTGGCTCGGCCGCGAGTCGTTGGACCTCGTGGTCGTCCTGTCCGGCGATACGCCCGTGGCGCGAGCGATCGACCCGGAGCTTCTGGCGTCGGGGACCCCCGTCGAGAGCGTCGTTGCACTGTCCCGGGCGCTCGCGTCGCGAGCCGTCGCCGGGAACGGCTCGGCGACCGGTGTCGACACCGTCGGCGGAGGGCTCCTCGTTCAGGCCGCGGCCCCGTTACCCCTCGCGCCGGGGGAGATCGGCCGCCCTCGTGGAGCGCTGGTCGTCGGGACGTTCCTGTCGAGGAACCTGGCGGGCCGGATGGAGCAGATCACCTCCGGCGCCGACAAGTACCGCCGGTTCCGGATCCAGCGGCGCGATCTCGTCCGTCTGTACCGGGCGCTGATGGGCTTGATCCTCCTCGGCACGGTCTTCGTCGCGACGTGGATCGGCTTCTATCTCTCCCGCCGGATCACGGAGCCGATCCAGGAGCTCGCGGCCGCCGCGCGGGAGATCTCGGGGGGGAATCTCGGGGTAAGGGTGCGAGCCGAAGCGGGGGACGAGGTCGGAATGCTCGTGGACGCGTTCAACGACATGGCCGCGCAGCTCCAGGAGAGCCGCGAGGTGATCACCCGGTCCACCGCCGATCTGCGCCGCTCGAACGAAGCGCTGGACGAGCGGCGACGCTACATCGAGACCTTGGTCGCGAACCTCTCCTCGGCCGTCGTCTCCCTGGATCCTGGAGGCCGGGTGACCACCGCCAATCCCGCATCCCGGGACATCCTCGGCCTCGATCTCGCCCCGGGAGACGATTTCCGAGGGAAGCTCGTGGAGCCCGGGCTCGAGTCGCTCTCCGAGCTCATGGAAGAGGTCGCCCGGCGGCCAGGAGACAGCCACCGGCGGGACCTCGATCTGGTCCACAACCGGCAGAGGGTGTCGGTCTCGTTCCAGAGCGCGCCTCTCCGCGGTGGGCAGGGAGAGGAGCTCGGGACGCTGGTCATGGTCGAGGACCTGACCGAGCTTCTGCGAGCGCAGCGCGCCGCCGCCTGGAGCGAGGTGGCCCGCAGGCTCGCCCATGAGATCAAGAATCCGCTGACGCCGATCCAGCTCGCCGCGCAGCGGCTACGAAAAAAGTTCCAGGAGGGGGCAGAGGACCTCCCCGAGGTCGTTGCGGACGCCACTGCCACCGTCGAGCGGGAGGTGGGGGCGCTCAAGAACCTCGTGGACGAGTTCTCCCGCTTCGCGCGGATGCCCGAGCCGGTGCCGCGGCCGGTGGAGTTCCGCGCGGTCATCGACGCGGTTCTGGCGCTGTACCGCGGCGTCCAGGGCATTCGATGGGAGGTCGAGACGTCCCGAGACCTCGGGCTGGTCCGCGTCGACGGCGAGCAGTTGCGGCGAGCGCTGATCAATCTGATCGACAACGCGCTGACGGCCATGGACCAGAGCGGAACGGTCCGGATCACCGCCCGGCGATACGCGGGCCCGGGATCCCTGCGCGTCGAAGTGGCGGACACGGGGCCCGGCATCCCGCCCGGCGACCGCGACCGGCTGTTCCTGCCTTACTTCTCCACCAAGCGCCGGGGAACCGGACTCGGGCTCGCCATCGTCCACCGGGTCGTCACGGACCATCAGGGGAGCATTCGCGTCGAAGACAACCGCCCGCGCGGGGCCCGGTTCGTGATCGAGATCCCGGCCTGAGGTGCGAAGTGGACCCAGAGAGGATCCTGGTGGTGGACGACGAGCCGGGCGTGCGCGCGGCGCTGGAGGCGATCCTCCGGGACGAGGGCTACGCCGTGGTCGCGGCGGCGTCCGGCGAGGAAGGGCTCGAGGCGTTCGAGACCGGCGCGTTCGACGCGGTGCTGCTCGACGTCTGGCTTCCCGGGATCGACGGTCTCGAGACGCTCGTGCGGCTCAGGGAACGCCGGCACGACGCCGAGGTCGTGATGATCTCCGGTCACGGGAACATCGAGACCGCGGTACGCGCAACGAAGGTCGGCGCGTTCGACTTCGTGGAGAAGCCGCTCTCTCTGGAGAGGACGCTCCTCGTGCTTCGGAACGCGCTACGGCAGAGGAGGCTGGAGCAGCGGAACCGCCGGCTCCTCGAGCAGCTGGTCCTCGACACGGAGGTCCTCGGCGTGAGTCCGGCGGCCGCGCAGCTCCGCGCGGACGTCGCCGCCGCGGCCGCGTCGGAGGCGCCGGTCCTCGTCTGCGGGGAGCGCGGGACGGGGCGGGAAACCGTCGCCCGCGGGATCCACTCCGGGGGCCGGCGGGCGGGGGAGGCGTTCGTCCACGTCCCCTGCGCCGCCCTGGACCGGGACGCAGCCGGCGAGGCGCTCTTCGGCGCGGCCGGGAGCGCCGGCAGGCTCGCCCTCGCCGATCGGGGGACGCTCTTCCTCGAGAGCGTGGAGCGGCTCGACCCGGCGCTCCAGGCGAGGCTGGCCCCTCGGGTGGACGGGCGAATCGCCGGGGCACCGGACGTCCGCTGGCTCGCCAGCACCGGTCCGGATCCGCTCGAGGTCGAGCCGTCCCTCAGGGAGCGGCTCGACGTGGTCCGGATCCGGATCCCCGCGCTCCGTGACCGTCGCGAGGACGTTCCCCTGCTCGCGGAGCGCTTCATGCGAGGGCTAGCGCGGGAATACGGGCGTCGCGAGAAGCGGTTCGCTCCGAGGTGCCTCGCGGCGCTCACGAGCTGGGATTGGCCCGGCAACGTCCGCGAGCTGCGCAACCTGATCGAGCGGCTGCTGCTGCTCGCGCCGGGTGAAGTGGTGGAAGCCGCCGACCTTCCGGAGGACCTCGGAGGGTCGGGAATGCCCGCCGAGGATCTCTACAGGGAATTCGCGAGCCTCGCGCAGGGGCTCGAAGCGTTCGAGCGCCACGCCGTGCGTCGCGCCCTCGTCGACTCGGAGGGGGACTCCGCGGCGGCCGCCAAGAGGCTCGGCATCGGCATCGAAGAGCTGGAGCGACGGAAGGGGAGGCTGGGGCTCTCGCGGCCTCAGTGACGTCTCAGGGATTCCCGCTCCCGTTCGGAACGTCCGGGGCCCCGCACTCCACGCGGCTTCCGGCCGACGGCCCAGGTCGTGACCGCGAGGAACGTCCCGGCCGTCAGCAGGGCGAGACCGGCGAGGATCGGGGGCACCGCCAGGTGGACTCCGCTCCCGGCCGGGCGCATCGGGGGAGAAACCCCAGCGGCGATCCTGCACAAGAGAGCCGCGGCGGCGCACGCGAGCCGCGCGAGGCCGTCGAGGACCTGGGAGCCACCGTCGAGATCCAGCCGGGACACGAGCCTCAGGGGCTCGGGTACGGTGGCGAGGCCGAACAGGCGGACCGCGAGGGCGCCGCCGGCGACGCCGACGGCGAGCAGTCCGGCCAACCGGAGGCCGCGTCGCCGCGCGAGCGAGGGCTTCGACGGCGGGCTCGCCGGGAGCGCCGCCATCACGAGCCTGGAGAATTCGTCGTCCACTGAAACGGGGTCGCGGAGTCCTTCGAGCGCCTCGTGGAGACGTCGTTCGCGAGCGAGGACGATCTTGCACGCGGTGCAGCCCACGATATGGCGGGCGACGCCCAGAGCCTCCGCCGGGCTCGCCTCCCCCTCGGCGAATCTCGACAGCAGGGGACGGAGTCGCTCGCAGGTCTTCACGTCACAGCCCCCGTTCCAGAACGTCGGAGAGCTGGCCCTTGAGCATCTCCCTCGCTCGGAAGATCCTGTTCTTCACCGTCCCGATCGGGAGCCGGGTAATCCTCGCGATCTCGTCGTACCGGCAGTGCTGACGGTGACGCAGCAGGATGAGCTGCCGGTAGGCCACTGGAAGGGCGGCGATGGCGGCGTCGAGCCTCCTCTCGATCTCGCGCAGGCGGAGCACCTCGTGAGGGGTCGGATCGTGACCGCAGAGGCCGGCGTCCGCCGCGATCCGATCGCCGTCTCCCGGCTCCGGCTCGATGGCCAAGGTGCGGATCTGCTTCTTTCTCATGTGGTCGATCGCGCAATTCGAGGCGATCCGGTAGAGCCAGGTCGTGAAGCGGTACTGCGAGTCGAAGGACGCCAGGGAAACGTAGACCTTGATGAAGACCTCCTGGGCGAGGTCCATGGCGCCGTCCCGGACTCCGGTGAGCCGGTGGAGGTAGTTGAGCAGCGGCTTCTGGTGGCGCCGCACCAGAGCCTCGAAGGCCTCACGCTCCCCGCAGAGCGCGAGGTCGACGAGTGCCTCGTCCGGCCTCGTGTCTTCGGTCCCGGCAGCGGGTGTGCCTCTCGGGCGGAGAGCCTTCACGGTGGACCTCAACGCGAGTACCCCTTGCTCCTCAGGCGTCGACCGGGCGATCCCGGCCCAGGAAGTCTTATACGTCGCGAGCGCTCCTCGGGTTTCCGCCCACCCATGCTACACGATGGGGCCTCATGCTGCAGACCGAACGCGCGGCCGCCGGCCTTCCGTACGGCCATTGACACGATTTCGCGGCGCCATGCTACGATTCGCGCGGCCGGGGAGCACGGCCCGACGGACCGTTCGGGACCGGCCTTGGGGCGGGAGTGTGGCATTGGCGGCGCAACGCGTAGCGGAACGCACTCGTCAGAGGCTCCTGGCTCTTCTGAAGGGGGATCATCCCGACGCGGGCCGGTTCATGAACCGCCTCCGGGAACTCCGCAATCTCGACGAGGTACAGGCCTTCGCCGAGGCCGTGCGCCTTCTGGCGCACCTGGATCTCCCCGAGAACGAAGCCGAAGCCCTCCTCGGGGACGTGCTGAAGCACCGCGAGACGATGGGGCGGGCGCTCGGCCGGGACCCGGGGCTCAGGGTCGCCGCGGTGGACTACCTCTCCAACGTGGACCGGCGGCTCGTCAACCCGAAGATCGTGGAGATGTCGGAGTTCGAGCGGACGGAGCGCTCGGCGGCCACCGACTCCCTGACGCGACTCTACAATCGCAGGGCCTTCCGCGAATCCCTGGATCGGGAGGTCCGGCGCGGTCGCCGCTACGGGCTCTGCCTGTCCCTCGCCATGTTGGATCTGGACGACTTCAAGCAGGTCAACGACCTGTACGGACACCTCTTCGGCGACGTGGTCTTGCAGCGGGTGGCCCGCCTCGTCCGGCGCTCGATCCGAGAGGCCGACGTCGCCTGCCGCTACGGGGGGGAAGAGATCGCCGTGATCCTCCCCGAGACCGAGCGGCTGGGAGCCTACGCGGTCGCGGGCAGGATTCGGGAGAGGATCGAGGTGTCGTTCCGCGAGGAGGCGACCAGTGGGCGGAAGGTGCCGATGACCCTCTCCGGCGGCATCGCCGCGTACCCCGAGGACGGCCTCGAGCCCGATTCGCTCGTGGCGCGGGCGGACGAAGCGCTGTACCTCGCGAAGCGCGGTGGGAAGAACCGGATCACCCTGTACCACCGGGAGCGGCGGCGCTGGGTGCGGTACCCCGCGCGGCCGGAGACGCGCGTCCTGATGGAATCGGGGGAGGTGGGCGCTGGCCGGCCCGCGATGGCGCTGAACCTGAGCCGGAGCGGCATGCTCCTCGAGACCGCCGAGCCGGTGCTCCCGGCGTCGTCGGTCGTCCTCGTCATGGGGCGAAAGGCCGGCGACACGGCGGACGGCGACTGGGTCGTTCGCGGTCGGGTGGTGCGGGTCGAGCCGAGGCCGTCCGCCGCCCTTGGGTTCCGGATCGGCGTGGCGTTCGACCAGCCCGTGCCGGAGGAGTGCCTCCTGGTGCAGGCCGCCGCGGTGCGTCAACCCCTCCGCGCGGCGCGGGGAACCGGGCGGTGATCACGCACGAGGAGTCCGGCCGGCTGCGCGGCGAGCTCCTCTCCGTTCTCGCGGAAGACGCCCACAACGCCGAGAGGCTCCTGGCGAGGCTCGACACCCTGTCCCGTGAGAGCGGGATCTCCGCGCACGCGGCGCTGCTCCTCATCCTGACCCACCTCGCGTTCGAGGACACGCAGGCGAGAGGTCATTGGGAGTCGATCCTCGCTCACCGCGAGACGATGGCCAGCGCGATGGGGCGGGACCCCGGACTACGGGTCGCGCTCCTGGACTACTTCGTGAACATCAACCGGAGGCTGGTCCAGCCGGTGCTCATCGACCTCGAGATGTTCGAGGCGCGGCCTCGGGCCGCCTCCGTCGACTCCCTGACCGGCCTCGCGACCGATCGCGCGTTCCGCGGAGCGCTCCAGAACGAGCTGCGTCGTGCGAAGCGATATGGTCTCTCCGTGCCGATCGCGTTGTTCGACCTCGACGACTTTTCGCGGGTCAACCGCGAGTTCGGCGAGCTGGTGGGCGATCGCCTCCTCAGGGAGGTCGGCATCCTCCTGCACAACAAGGTTCGCGACATCGATCTCGCCGCACGCCCCGGCGAGGACGAGATGGCGCTGATCCTCCCCGAGACCGATCGCAACGGCGCGCTCCTGGTCGCGGAGCGCTTCCGCTGGGAGGTCGAGTCCCATTTCTCGCGCCGGGAAGCGGGCGGGCGACCGGTGGGTCTCACGCTCTCGGCGGGGATCGCGTGCTATCCGGACGACGCGGCGGCTCCGGAGGCGCTCCTGGCGCGGGCCGCCCAGGCGCTCTACCGCGCGAAGGCCGAAGGAAAGAACTCGGTACAGGCCTACCAGCCGGAGCGCCGCAGATTCCTCAGGTTCGACCTCGACCCCGACCGAGTCGAGGTCGAGGTGCTCTCGCCGCGGGACTTCGGCGCCGTGCCGCGCAACCTCTGTCGGCGCGGGATCGTGTTCGGCAGCCCCGAGCCGCTCGAGGTCGGGGAGGAGATCGAGATCCGCCTCGCCGCCGGACGTGAAGATGCCGGTGCCGAGCCGGTCAGGATGCGCGGCCGCGTCGTGCGCCTGGAGGAGATTCCCGAGGCGGTGGCGGAGGCGGTCGACGTGGAGCCCGCGGATCGGCCCGCGGAGCGATTTGAGATCGGCGTGGCGTTGGACGCGGACTGGGTGGGCGGCGAGGAGGACCTGCTGGCGTTTCTCGAGAAGGCGCAGGCCGATCGGGGCGTGACACGGCCGTGACTCGCGTCGCCGCCCTGGACACCTCGACCTGGTGGGAAGGGGTGGCCCTTCTCGAGGCGGAGCCGACCGGGGAACTGCGGCTCGTGGCGGAGTCCGGCATTCTCGTCTGCGACTCGCATGCCGTGCACGCCCTGGCGCAGCTCGACGAGCTTCTCGGCGTGACGGGTTGGATGCGGTCCGACCTCGACGCCTACGCGGCGACCCGTGGTCCCGGGTCGTTCACGGGGCTCAGGGTGGGTCTCGGGACGATCCGCGGGCTCGGTCTCGCCTCATCCCGCCCCTGTCTCGGCATCGGGACGCTCGAGGCGCTCGCCGAAGCGCTCGGTCCAGCGGGCTTCGAAAGGGTCCCGTTGCTCTCCGCCGGCCGGGGCGAGGTGTATGGGGCGCGATTCGACGCGGACTCCTCCCCACCCCGGGAGATCGTGCCACCCTGGCTGGGTCCCCCCAACAAGGCCCTCGAGGGCGGCGCCGGCCAGCCGGTGATCTTCGGACCCGGCGCCGACGCGTCCGCCTCCGCGCTCCGCGCGGCAGGCTGGCGAGGCGCGGCGAGGCGCACGCCGACCTCGGTGGCCGCAGCGGCGGGACGCCTCGCGCTCCTCCGCCTCGCGGCGGGGGCGGAGGACGGGGATGGCCTTTCGCCGCTCTACGTGCGTCCGCCCGACGCGGAAGTCGCTCGATGACGCGAACGGCGGGCGAAGGTGAGGGCGAAGTCGCAGCGGTGTCCCCGATGCGTCCGTCCGACCTCGACGAGGTCCTCGCGATCGAGGAGGCGTCGTTCAGCGTCCCGTGGAGCCGCGAGAGCTTCCTTTTCGAGCTCCAGGCCAACCCCTACGCACGGAACTTCGTGATGCGGCGGGGCGGTTCGGTCGTCGCGTTCGCCTGCGTGTGGGTGGTGGACGACGAGCTCAAGATCAACAACATCGCCGTCGGCGCCGCGGTTCGGAGGAAGGGCCACGGCTCAGCGCTGCTCCGTTGGATTCTCGACTACGGCCGCTCCGTTCAGTGCACCGAGGCAACCCTCGAGGTTCGTCCGTCGAACCGGTCCGCTCGCGCCCTCTACGCCGCGTTCGGGTTCGAGGTGGTGGGCCGGCGGAAGGGGTACTACCGCGACACCCACGAAGACGCCATACTGATGGCGGTGGATCTCTAATATCCGTTCGGGCCACGTCCGGCGCGGCCGAGGGGACGCGGCCGGCGACCGACGCGCCCACGCCGAGCGATCGACCGGGAGGCCCCATGGAGTCAAACGATGCGGTCAGGGAACGCCTCTCGCGCGACGACGAGGGCTATCGTCGCCTTGCGCAGAAGCACCAGGAGTACGACCGCCGCCTCGAGGAGCTGCGCGGCCTGCGATATCCCACCGAGGTGGAGAAGCTCGAGGAGATCCGGCTCAAGAAGCTGAAGCTGGCCATGAAGGACCAGATGGAGGAGAGGATTCGGGTCGAGCGGCGGGACTCCGGGGCATGAGGCTCGACAGGGACGTGATCCCGTTCGCCGTGGCGCTCGTCGTGCTCGGGGTGACGGCGGCGCTCCTCCGTCCCTGGACGGCTTCCGTGCCGGTCGTCCTGCTCGCGTTCACGCTCTGGTTCTTCCGCGACCCGGAGCGTCGGCCGCCGACCGATCCCGAAGCGCTCTTGAGCCCGGCGGACGGTCGGATCATCGTCGCCGGAGAACAGCGGATTTCGATCTTCATGAACGTCTTCGACGTGCACGTCTGCCGGAGCCCCGCGGCAGGGAGAGTCGCCTCCGTCGAGCACGTCGCGGGACGATTCCTGGCGGCGTTCCGGGACGACGCGTCGGAGCACAACGAGCGGACCTCGCTCGTGGTGGACCGGGGAGGGGCGACGGTCCGTTTCACTCTGGTCGCAGGGCTGATCGCTCGCCGGATCGTGTGCCGGACGGCGCCGGGGCGCGCCGTCGACGCCGGAGAGAGGATCGGCCTGATCCGATTCGGCTCGCGCGTGGACGTGGATCTCCCGAAGGGCGCTGCGCCCGCCGTCCGCTTCGGAGACCGCGTCGTCGGAGGCGAGACGGTCATCGCGCGCCTCGCCTGACCCCGGCGGCCCGACCGCCCGCGGGGCCGCCCAGGAGCCGTTTCCTGTATAGTTCCCTCGCTGGAGCGCGAGGAGGTTCGACGGGAGAGCGATGCGCGAGAACCGACGGCTCAGGCGAGGGATTTACCTGCTGCCGACCTGCTTTACCGTCGGGAACCTCTTCTGCGGGTTCTTCAGCCTCGTGGAGTCCTCGCAGGGACGGTTCGACCTCGCCGCGATCCTGATCATCGTTGCGGCGACCCTGGACGGCCTCGACGGGCGGATCGCCCGCCTGACCGGGAGCACCTCGGAGTTCGGGATCCAGTTCGACTCGCTGGCCGACATCGTGTCGTTCGGGGTGGCGCCGGCGTTCCTCGCCTACCGATGGGCGCTGGTGCCGTTCCACAGGACCGGCTGGCTCATCGCGTTCCTGTACGTCGTCTGCGCGGCGACGCGCCTCGCGCGCTTTAACCTCCAGCATGCCGCGTCCGACAAGCGCTATTTCGTGGGCTTCCCCTCGCCCCCGGCGGCGGCCGTGCTCGCCTCGGTCGCGTTCGCGTTCCCGGGCCCCATCGAGAGCCGTGCGGTCTCCGCGACGCTGGCGGTCCTCGCATCCGCGGTGGCCTTGCTGATGGTGAGCCGGCTCCGTTACAGGTCGTTCAAGGACTTCGACCTTCGCAACCGTCGATCGTACATCGGGGTGCTCCCGATCGCCGCGGCGCTCGTGGCGGTCCTGACCCACCCCAAGGAGGCGCTGCCGACGATTTCCGGCGCCTACCTTCTGTCCGGCCCTTTGGCCTACCTCTGGGGTTGGGTCGGGCGACTCCGAGGGCGAAGATCGGTCAAGAGCGGGGCCGACGCCGTCGAGGCGAAGGATGCTTAGGGCGGCTCGCCCTCCGTCCTCGACCGGCACCGCCAGAGTCGCGGTCGTCGGAGCGGCGACCGCCGACGGCGGGAGGCTCCGCGCGGCGCTGGCGCGGCGGGGGCTCCCCGGATCCCGGGTGCGGCTATACGGCACCTCCCGCGGCGAGGCGGTCCTGAGCGAGTACGCCGGGGAGGCCCGGCTGATCCAGGAGCCGGACCTCGAAGCGATCGCGCGGCACGACGTCGTATTCGTCTGCGAGTTCTCCGAAGCCGCCGACCGGATCGTGAAGATGCCCGGCCGCGCGGCGACCGTGATCGACCTCACCGGCCGGAGCGTCGGCCACGAGGGAACGCGCCTCGTTCATCCGGGGGACGCCTCCCGCCCGGCGTCGGCGCCCGGGAGCGTCCTGGCCACGCCCCACCCGATCGCCGCGGTGATCGCGGAGATCCTCCGCCCGCTGCAGCTGGCGCTCGGCGTCCTCGAAGCGGCGGCGACCGTGATGAGACCCGCAGCGGA
The Terriglobia bacterium DNA segment above includes these coding regions:
- the rimI gene encoding ribosomal protein S18-alanine N-acetyltransferase, with the protein product MRPSDLDEVLAIEEASFSVPWSRESFLFELQANPYARNFVMRRGGSVVAFACVWVVDDELKINNIAVGAAVRRKGHGSALLRWILDYGRSVQCTEATLEVRPSNRSARALYAAFGFEVVGRRKGYYRDTHEDAILMAVDL
- a CDS encoding GGDEF domain-containing protein; the protein is MITHEESGRLRGELLSVLAEDAHNAERLLARLDTLSRESGISAHAALLLILTHLAFEDTQARGHWESILAHRETMASAMGRDPGLRVALLDYFVNINRRLVQPVLIDLEMFEARPRAASVDSLTGLATDRAFRGALQNELRRAKRYGLSVPIALFDLDDFSRVNREFGELVGDRLLREVGILLHNKVRDIDLAARPGEDEMALILPETDRNGALLVAERFRWEVESHFSRREAGGRPVGLTLSAGIACYPDDAAAPEALLARAAQALYRAKAEGKNSVQAYQPERRRFLRFDLDPDRVEVEVLSPRDFGAVPRNLCRRGIVFGSPEPLEVGEEIEIRLAAGREDAGAEPVRMRGRVVRLEEIPEAVAEAVDVEPADRPAERFEIGVALDADWVGGEEDLLAFLEKAQADRGVTRP
- a CDS encoding sigma-54 dependent transcriptional regulator, which produces MDPERILVVDDEPGVRAALEAILRDEGYAVVAAASGEEGLEAFETGAFDAVLLDVWLPGIDGLETLVRLRERRHDAEVVMISGHGNIETAVRATKVGAFDFVEKPLSLERTLLVLRNALRQRRLEQRNRRLLEQLVLDTEVLGVSPAAAQLRADVAAAAASEAPVLVCGERGTGRETVARGIHSGGRRAGEAFVHVPCAALDRDAAGEALFGAAGSAGRLALADRGTLFLESVERLDPALQARLAPRVDGRIAGAPDVRWLASTGPDPLEVEPSLRERLDVVRIRIPALRDRREDVPLLAERFMRGLAREYGRREKRFAPRCLAALTSWDWPGNVRELRNLIERLLLLAPGEVVEAADLPEDLGGSGMPAEDLYREFASLAQGLEAFERHAVRRALVDSEGDSAAAAKRLGIGIEELERRKGRLGLSRPQ
- the lpxC gene encoding UDP-3-O-acyl-N-acetylglucosamine deacetylase, translated to SGAKVRMRLLPAEAGAGILFLRTDHPEVEIPATLDHTGPSFYATVLQKDGVAVSTVEHLMAALYALQVDDLRVEIDGPEVPILDGSSRPFVEAILAAGTVEHPVPRLYLTVVRPVVVTLDEKRIGVYPCREYRVTYAIEFPHPGLGYQELTLSIWGADAFAEKLSPARTFTFEGEVEALRKAGLARGGSLENAVVVGANGLLNEGGLRFPDEFVRHKMLDLTGDLSLLGRPLRGHVVAYRAGHDLHGRLARRILERTDCWFLAPWSEEVPGTVSGGELPLVG
- a CDS encoding HAMP domain-containing protein, which produces MALTKRTARWMALAALLLVTIAGIWLGIQRFSAAEEDFAANQLVLPVLVMAIVVLALGLAGVLIRNLVRLILDRKRGILGSKLRTKLVFFFLAFVLLPALVLFYGSAAVIRSTVEAMVRTPVEDVTRGAREIVDGWTEAMKGQCRQLAVEAAAEAGRIGIADEARRADVAALAGRWLGRESLDLVVVLSGDTPVARAIDPELLASGTPVESVVALSRALASRAVAGNGSATGVDTVGGGLLVQAAAPLPLAPGEIGRPRGALVVGTFLSRNLAGRMEQITSGADKYRRFRIQRRDLVRLYRALMGLILLGTVFVATWIGFYLSRRITEPIQELAAAAREISGGNLGVRVRAEAGDEVGMLVDAFNDMAAQLQESREVITRSTADLRRSNEALDERRRYIETLVANLSSAVVSLDPGGRVTTANPASRDILGLDLAPGDDFRGKLVEPGLESLSELMEEVARRPGDSHRRDLDLVHNRQRVSVSFQSAPLRGGQGEELGTLVMVEDLTELLRAQRAAAWSEVARRLAHEIKNPLTPIQLAAQRLRKKFQEGAEDLPEVVADATATVEREVGALKNLVDEFSRFARMPEPVPRPVEFRAVIDAVLALYRGVQGIRWEVETSRDLGLVRVDGEQLRRALINLIDNALTAMDQSGTVRITARRYAGPGSLRVEVADTGPGIPPGDRDRLFLPYFSTKRRGTGLGLAIVHRVVTDHQGSIRVEDNRPRGARFVIEIPA
- a CDS encoding sigma-70 family RNA polymerase sigma factor, which encodes MKALRPRGTPAAGTEDTRPDEALVDLALCGEREAFEALVRRHQKPLLNYLHRLTGVRDGAMDLAQEVFIKVYVSLASFDSQYRFTTWLYRIASNCAIDHMRKKQIRTLAIEPEPGDGDRIAADAGLCGHDPTPHEVLRLREIERRLDAAIAALPVAYRQLILLRHRQHCRYDEIARITRLPIGTVKNRIFRAREMLKGQLSDVLERGL
- the tsaB gene encoding tRNA (adenosine(37)-N6)-threonylcarbamoyltransferase complex dimerization subunit type 1 TsaB yields the protein MTRVAALDTSTWWEGVALLEAEPTGELRLVAESGILVCDSHAVHALAQLDELLGVTGWMRSDLDAYAATRGPGSFTGLRVGLGTIRGLGLASSRPCLGIGTLEALAEALGPAGFERVPLLSAGRGEVYGARFDADSSPPREIVPPWLGPPNKALEGGAGQPVIFGPGADASASALRAAGWRGAARRTPTSVAAAAGRLALLRLAAGAEDGDGLSPLYVRPPDAEVAR
- a CDS encoding phosphatidylserine decarboxylase: MRLDRDVIPFAVALVVLGVTAALLRPWTASVPVVLLAFTLWFFRDPERRPPTDPEALLSPADGRIIVAGEQRISIFMNVFDVHVCRSPAAGRVASVEHVAGRFLAAFRDDASEHNERTSLVVDRGGATVRFTLVAGLIARRIVCRTAPGRAVDAGERIGLIRFGSRVDVDLPKGAAPAVRFGDRVVGGETVIARLA
- a CDS encoding zf-HC2 domain-containing protein — encoded protein: MKTCERLRPLLSRFAEGEASPAEALGVARHIVGCTACKIVLARERRLHEALEGLRDPVSVDDEFSRLVMAALPASPPSKPSLARRRGLRLAGLLAVGVAGGALAVRLFGLATVPEPLRLVSRLDLDGGSQVLDGLARLACAAAALLCRIAAGVSPPMRPAGSGVHLAVPPILAGLALLTAGTFLAVTTWAVGRKPRGVRGPGRSERERESLRRH
- a CDS encoding GGDEF domain-containing protein, yielding MNRLRELRNLDEVQAFAEAVRLLAHLDLPENEAEALLGDVLKHRETMGRALGRDPGLRVAAVDYLSNVDRRLVNPKIVEMSEFERTERSAATDSLTRLYNRRAFRESLDREVRRGRRYGLCLSLAMLDLDDFKQVNDLYGHLFGDVVLQRVARLVRRSIREADVACRYGGEEIAVILPETERLGAYAVAGRIRERIEVSFREEATSGRKVPMTLSGGIAAYPEDGLEPDSLVARADEALYLAKRGGKNRITLYHRERRRWVRYPARPETRVLMESGEVGAGRPAMALNLSRSGMLLETAEPVLPASSVVLVMGRKAGDTADGDWVVRGRVVRVEPRPSAALGFRIGVAFDQPVPEECLLVQAAAVRQPLRAARGTGR